The following are from one region of the Sulfurimicrobium lacus genome:
- the rpsT gene encoding 30S ribosomal protein S20 — MANSAQARKRARQNDKQRMHNASLRSTLRTAIKKVIKAVDAGDKAAAQSVYKESVSVIDSIADKKIIHKNKAARHKSRLSSAIKAMAA, encoded by the coding sequence ATGGCAAATAGCGCCCAAGCCAGAAAGCGCGCTCGTCAAAACGACAAGCAGCGCATGCACAACGCCAGCTTGCGTTCCACGCTGCGCACCGCGATCAAGAAAGTGATCAAGGCTGTTGATGCCGGCGACAAGGCTGCCGCACAGTCCGTCTACAAAGAATCTGTCAGCGTCATTGACAGCATCGCGGATAAGAAAATCATTCACAAAAACAAAGCTGCGCGTCACAAGAGCCGCCTCTCCAGCGCCATCAAGGCCATGGCTGCCTGA
- a CDS encoding RHS repeat-associated core domain-containing protein, whose translation MGLRVVHRDFFDSYAGTALSAIADDAQTTRYTHDALGRPIGESVTLAGLSRTFATATCYDPATGLVASRTLADGQVLRSQRSTPAKGATLEALTLQLGWAAQLQDWLADHLSPRLGKTAGRWLPGQTLARDIAVHPFDGLTGYTAGNGIATRKTYDIAGRLTALEAAGIERRQYRYNTGPRIQEIDSSSPTAQPIKTAYRYTGFGRLAQHPDPENSATPQPLIRDPLGRLSQDTRYRYTYTPAGLLASVSDLSGNPIARYRYNSLDQRIAKTVGNQTTYTLWQQGKRVAEIDAAGRITSQYLYLTEGTRTLTLAKLESAANPDNPSHEARTLYIHSDQRGAPLAMTDQTRQTVWRADLTAWGTARPIGAGAASLGPATLNLRLPGQYYDAETGLHDNWHRTYDPNTGRYLQPDPLGYPDGPDAYLYAQGDPVNRADSSGMYAEDVHYYMTYFLALTAGLSANDAWIIATADQTVDNVNPYTDAYPSVAAGGNLDAREKYHFTQTSTAFNPNNRQVVKLNGYAINTSSPCLKAQFYGEYLHAYQDTYGHRDQDNVPYGTGGHAHVGTNPDMTYNHISIFGYWGGNEARTLLMERAAFAQIQRDWGVTAKDGRGNTITFTWLEVFLKEWNKVRDNNMKRIMLNEQLADLGLPKIPQYIAEAGLGCRLKYLRNAHLINAAGKATSDPQPNTPAPSSTPRRKEQQHALIDIQPTAIPAGLATACIHPRLLCRTARRMHSY comes from the coding sequence ATGGGTCTGCGCGTCGTGCATCGGGACTTCTTCGACAGCTACGCAGGCACCGCCCTGTCCGCCATCGCAGACGACGCACAGACCACGCGCTACACCCACGACGCACTCGGCCGCCCAATTGGAGAAAGCGTCACCCTGGCAGGCCTGTCGCGGACCTTCGCCACCGCCACCTGCTACGACCCGGCAACCGGCCTGGTCGCCTCCCGCACCCTGGCCGACGGCCAAGTCCTGCGCAGCCAGCGCAGCACCCCGGCCAAAGGCGCCACCCTCGAAGCGCTCACCCTGCAACTCGGCTGGGCTGCCCAACTCCAGGACTGGCTGGCCGACCACCTCTCGCCCCGCCTCGGCAAAACCGCCGGCCGCTGGCTGCCCGGCCAAACCCTCGCCCGCGACATCGCCGTCCACCCCTTCGACGGCCTGACCGGCTACACCGCCGGCAACGGCATCGCCACCCGCAAAACCTACGACATCGCCGGCCGCCTCACCGCCCTCGAAGCCGCCGGCATCGAGCGCCGGCAATACCGCTACAACACCGGCCCGCGCATCCAGGAAATCGACTCGTCCTCACCCACCGCCCAACCCATCAAGACTGCCTACCGCTACACCGGCTTCGGCCGCCTGGCCCAGCATCCCGACCCAGAAAACTCCGCCACCCCCCAACCCCTCATCCGCGACCCCCTCGGCCGCCTCAGCCAGGACACCCGCTACCGCTACACCTACACCCCCGCCGGCCTGCTCGCATCGGTAAGCGACCTCAGCGGCAACCCCATCGCCCGCTACCGCTACAACAGCCTCGACCAGCGCATCGCCAAGACCGTCGGCAACCAAACCACCTACACCCTCTGGCAGCAAGGCAAGCGCGTCGCCGAAATCGACGCCGCAGGACGCATCACCAGCCAATACCTCTACCTCACCGAAGGCACCCGAACCCTCACCCTCGCCAAACTCGAAAGCGCCGCCAACCCCGACAACCCCAGCCATGAAGCACGCACGCTCTACATCCACAGCGATCAGCGCGGCGCTCCCCTCGCCATGACCGACCAAACCAGACAGACCGTCTGGCGCGCCGACCTGACGGCCTGGGGAACCGCCCGGCCGATCGGCGCCGGCGCCGCCAGCCTCGGCCCCGCCACCCTCAACCTGCGCCTGCCCGGGCAATACTACGACGCCGAAACCGGGCTGCACGACAACTGGCACCGCACCTACGACCCCAACACCGGCCGCTACCTCCAGCCCGACCCGCTGGGCTATCCGGATGGGCCGGATGCTTATCTCTATGCGCAGGGGGATCCGGTTAACAGGGCTGATTCGAGCGGGATGTATGCAGAAGACGTGCACTACTACATGACCTACTTTCTGGCGTTGACGGCAGGGCTGAGTGCCAACGACGCCTGGATCATCGCCACTGCCGACCAGACTGTCGACAACGTCAACCCCTATACCGATGCGTATCCTTCTGTCGCAGCCGGCGGCAATCTCGATGCGCGCGAGAAGTATCATTTCACGCAGACCAGTACTGCGTTCAATCCCAATAACCGTCAAGTGGTGAAGCTCAACGGCTACGCCATAAACACCTCAAGCCCCTGCCTGAAGGCACAATTCTATGGCGAGTACCTCCATGCCTACCAGGACACTTACGGGCATCGGGATCAAGACAACGTTCCCTATGGAACGGGCGGTCACGCCCATGTCGGCACCAATCCCGATATGACCTATAACCACATCAGCATCTTCGGCTATTGGGGAGGCAATGAGGCTCGCACCCTGCTGATGGAACGAGCCGCTTTTGCCCAGATTCAACGTGACTGGGGAGTGACGGCCAAGGATGGCCGCGGGAACACCATTACATTTACCTGGCTTGAAGTGTTCCTCAAGGAGTGGAATAAAGTTCGCGATAACAACATGAAGAGAATAATGCTCAATGAGCAACTTGCCGACCTTGGTCTGCCAAAGATTCCGCAGTACATAGCAGAAGCTGGCCTCGGTTGCCGCCTGAAATATCTCCGTAATGCGCACCTGATCAACGCCGCCGGAAAAGCCACCAGCGACCCGCAGCCGAATACCCCGGCGCCATCCTCGACACCAAGACGGAAGGAGCAGCAGCATGCACTCATTGACATTCAACCCACGGCTATTCCTGCTGGCCTTGCTACTGCCTGCATTCATCCAAGGCTGCTCTGCCGCACCGCCAGAAGGATGCATTCCTATTGA
- a CDS encoding diguanylate cyclase domain-containing protein has translation MHATNLQLSKVFRFRFVRNLMLFAFAVLLVFPLHFYLFELPQYRSLIIQGAGDDSVHVARHVAGFLFDSKTPFSAETMSSNFAGHVGEMVRDFDLYKLKVFGPDGKTLHSTDPREIGSINRHEYFWRRVAAGEVATFMVNKQGMSADGLVVPRDVVETYVPVMHNGKFLGAIEVYYDVTTQKADFDALVARSVLVALLLGGSLLLLAIAALLKLERDMQAREAVQQALAEREALLDNLTTAASDAVIILDGQGRVVFWNLAAESMLGYAAEEVAGQEFHKLIIPERFRADYQRGLDEFSATGYWPILGKTLELGASHKDGHEVQVEMSVASVKHAGAWHAIAILRDIGERKRMERQLQMGSRVISHAYEAIMVTDGDCKIEMVNPAFSEITGFSAAEVLGRNPGLLRSGRHDEAFFAALWREIGERGVWQGEIWNRRKDGELFPALLSISTVRNGGGKVLNYIGIFSDITRAKESEQRLERLAFHDALTGLANRLLFLDRLRQAIHQARRSREKLAVMFLDLDGFKAVNDTFGHRVGDTLLQQVAGRIQHLLREQDTVARLGGDEFTVLVQSVSHSEEARGIAEKIRAALERPFEAEGHVCNVGVSIGISCYPHDGDSAEILVERADAAMYQAKQEGRNRFCFASPKGCGDDDGAEI, from the coding sequence ATGCATGCAACGAATTTGCAGCTGTCCAAGGTGTTTCGTTTTCGCTTCGTGCGCAACCTGATGTTGTTTGCCTTTGCGGTATTGCTGGTTTTTCCCCTTCATTTCTACCTTTTTGAGCTGCCCCAATACCGCTCTCTGATTATCCAGGGCGCGGGAGATGATTCTGTCCACGTGGCACGCCATGTTGCGGGTTTCTTGTTCGACTCGAAAACACCGTTTTCGGCAGAAACCATGTCGAGCAACTTTGCCGGTCACGTCGGCGAGATGGTGCGGGATTTCGATCTCTACAAATTGAAGGTTTTCGGCCCTGACGGGAAGACCCTCCACTCGACCGACCCGCGCGAAATCGGGAGTATCAACCGCCACGAGTATTTTTGGCGCCGCGTTGCGGCCGGCGAGGTCGCGACCTTCATGGTGAACAAACAGGGCATGTCCGCAGACGGCTTGGTCGTGCCGCGCGACGTGGTTGAGACCTACGTACCTGTTATGCATAACGGCAAGTTTCTCGGTGCCATCGAGGTCTACTACGACGTCACCACGCAGAAGGCCGATTTCGATGCGCTGGTGGCGCGTTCGGTTCTCGTCGCGCTGCTGCTCGGCGGAAGCCTGCTGCTGCTGGCTATCGCCGCCCTGCTCAAGCTCGAACGCGACATGCAGGCGCGCGAGGCGGTGCAGCAGGCTTTGGCTGAACGCGAGGCGCTGCTTGATAATTTGACCACAGCTGCCAGCGATGCGGTGATTATCCTGGATGGGCAGGGCCGCGTTGTGTTCTGGAACCTGGCGGCGGAAAGCATGCTCGGATATGCGGCGGAGGAAGTGGCAGGGCAGGAGTTCCACAAGCTCATCATCCCGGAACGTTTTCGTGCCGATTACCAGCGCGGTCTGGACGAGTTCAGCGCCACCGGGTACTGGCCGATCCTTGGCAAGACACTCGAGTTGGGTGCCAGCCACAAGGATGGGCACGAAGTTCAGGTGGAAATGTCGGTGGCCTCGGTTAAGCATGCGGGCGCCTGGCATGCCATCGCGATTCTGCGCGATATCGGTGAGCGCAAGCGCATGGAACGCCAGTTGCAGATGGGAAGCCGGGTGATCAGCCACGCTTACGAGGCGATCATGGTGACGGACGGCGATTGCAAGATAGAAATGGTCAATCCTGCTTTCAGCGAAATCACCGGCTTCTCCGCAGCCGAAGTGCTGGGGCGGAATCCCGGCCTGCTCCGTTCGGGGCGTCACGATGAAGCGTTTTTTGCGGCGCTTTGGCGAGAAATCGGTGAAAGGGGCGTGTGGCAGGGTGAAATCTGGAACCGGCGCAAGGACGGCGAGCTGTTCCCCGCGTTGCTCAGCATCAGCACCGTCCGGAACGGAGGCGGCAAGGTGTTGAACTACATCGGCATTTTCTCGGATATCACGCGCGCCAAGGAGTCCGAGCAACGCCTCGAACGCTTGGCGTTCCACGACGCCCTGACCGGGCTTGCCAATCGGCTGCTGTTTCTGGACCGTCTGCGTCAGGCGATACACCAGGCAAGGCGGAGCCGGGAGAAGCTGGCTGTGATGTTCCTCGATCTCGACGGATTCAAGGCAGTCAACGACACTTTCGGGCACCGTGTCGGCGACACCCTGTTGCAGCAGGTGGCGGGGCGCATCCAGCATCTGCTGCGCGAGCAGGATACCGTAGCCCGCCTGGGTGGGGATGAGTTCACGGTTCTGGTCCAGAGCGTGAGCCATAGCGAGGAAGCCAGGGGGATTGCCGAGAAAATTCGTGCAGCGCTGGAGCGTCCGTTCGAAGCCGAAGGGCACGTCTGCAACGTGGGGGTGAGTATCGGCATCAGTTGTTATCCGCACGACGGTGACAGCGCCGAGATATTGGTGGAGCGGGCGGATGCTGCGATGTATCAGGCGAAACAGGAGGGGCGCAACCGCTTTTGTTTTGCCAGCCCCAAGGGCTGCGGCGATGATGACGGCGCGGAAATTTAG